A window of Strigops habroptila isolate Jane chromosome 5, bStrHab1.2.pri, whole genome shotgun sequence contains these coding sequences:
- the WNT6 gene encoding protein Wnt-6 yields MGAGFALLAVPSCRAVGSPLVMDPNSICRKTKRLAGKQAELCQLEPEIVQEVAKGTKLGVRECQYQFRFRRWNCTSHSKYFGKILQQDIRETAFVYAITAAGVSHAITQACSMGELLQCSCELTRSRAPPSPTAGPGTEGTAWEWGGCGDDVQFGYEKSQQFMDAKSKKGKNDIRALIDLHNNEAGRLAVRSYMRTECKCHGLSGSCTLRTCWRKMPHFREVGDRLLERFNGAFKVMGGNDGKTLIPVGDNIKPPDKQDLIYSADSPDFCSANRKTGSLGTRGRVCNSTAMDTSGCDLLCCGRGHRDETVVLEENCLCRFHWCCVVQCRKCSVRQELSLCV; encoded by the exons ATGggtgctggttttgctctgctCGCTGTCCCCTCCTGCAGGGCAGTGGGGAGCCCCCTGGTCATGGACCCCAACAGCATCTGCCGCAAGACGAAGCGGCTGGCGGGGAAGCAGGCGGAGCTGTGCCAGCTGGAGCCAGAGATAGTGCAGGAGGTGGCCAAGGGCACCAAGCTGGGCGTCCGGGAGTGCCAGTACCAATTCCGCTTCCGCCGCTGGAACTGCACCAGTCACAGCAAGTACTTCGGCAAGATCCTGCAGCAGG ataTCCGGGAGACAGCCTTCGTGTATGCCATCACGGCAGCGGGGGTGAGCCACGCCATCACGCAGGCCTGCAGCATGGGcgagctgctgcagtgcagctgtgAGCTGACGCGGAGCCGGGCTCCCCCCTCACCCACGGCGGGTCCGGGCACCGAGGGCACGGCCTGGGAGTGGGGGGGCTGCGGGGATGACGTGCAGTTCGGCTATGAGAAATCCCAGCAGTTCATGGATGCCAAGAGCAAGAAGGGCAAAAATGACATCCGAGCTCTTATTGACCTGCACAACAATGAAGCTGGGCGCTTG GCGGTACGGAGCTACATGAGGACAGAGTGCAAATGCCATGGGCTGTCAGGCTCCTGCACCCTGCGGACCTGCTGGCGGAAGATGCCCCATTTCCGCGAGGTGGGGGACCGCCTGCTTGAGCGCTTCAACGGGGCTTTCAAGGTGATGGGAGGCAACGATGGGAAAACCCTCATCCCCGTGGGTGATAACATCAAGCCTCCCGACAAACAGGACCTCATCTACTCGGCTGACTCACCGGACTTCTGCTCGGCTAACCGTAAGACGGGCTCGCTGGGCACCCGGGGCCGCGTCTGCAACAGCACAGCCATGGACACCAGCGGGTGCGACCTGCTGTGCTGCGGGCGAGGGCACCGGGATGAGACggtggtgctggaggagaaCTGCCTTTGCCGCTTCCACTGGTGCTGCGTGGTGCAGTGCCGCAAGTGCTCCGTCCGTCAGGAGCTCAGCCTCTGCGTCTGA